In Pseudovibrio brasiliensis, the following are encoded in one genomic region:
- the soxX gene encoding sulfur oxidation c-type cytochrome SoxX → MKAIAKTIAAATLLISGSAVAGVVAPGDVQFVEAAVPVSLTGVAGDPAKGREWFANRKLGNCLACHANDDLEEEQFHGEIGPYLEGIGDTYTEAELRAIVINSKEVFGDATIMPAFYKTDGLNRVAKKFAGKTILSAEQVEDIVAYLATLKE, encoded by the coding sequence ATGAAGGCGATTGCCAAAACTATAGCGGCTGCAACGCTGCTAATTTCTGGGAGTGCCGTTGCCGGGGTTGTTGCTCCAGGTGACGTTCAATTTGTCGAGGCAGCAGTGCCGGTCTCTTTGACCGGTGTTGCAGGTGATCCGGCCAAAGGACGGGAATGGTTCGCCAATCGTAAGCTGGGCAACTGCCTTGCTTGCCACGCAAACGACGATCTTGAGGAAGAGCAGTTTCATGGAGAGATAGGTCCGTACCTTGAGGGTATCGGAGACACCTATACCGAAGCAGAACTGCGGGCGATTGTTATCAACTCGAAGGAAGTCTTCGGGGACGCAACGATCATGCCTGCCTTCTACAAGACCGACGGTTTGAACCGCGTGGCAAAGAAGTTTGCGGGAAAGACAATTCTTTCAGCCGAACAAGTTGAAGACATCGTCGCTTATCTGGCGACGTTGAAGGAATAG
- a CDS encoding SoxW family protein: protein MLKKFVLAAAMVFASMTMSFAEVGEDGLHKQPWLRLTFKDLREDLAAANEEGKRMVILIEQRGCIYCSRLHENVFSDGEVRKFIEDNYFVVQMNLFGDEEVTDFDGEVQTEKNIARRWGVVFTPTFLFLPEEVEDGKTAGTASVQTMPGSFGKWTTLNMLRWVKQKGYEGDEHFQKFHAREFLKQKAASE from the coding sequence ATGCTTAAGAAATTTGTGCTTGCTGCTGCGATGGTATTCGCCAGCATGACTATGAGCTTTGCTGAGGTTGGAGAGGACGGTCTCCACAAACAGCCATGGCTCCGCCTTACCTTCAAAGACCTGAGAGAAGACCTTGCTGCTGCCAATGAGGAAGGCAAACGCATGGTTATTCTCATTGAACAACGGGGCTGCATCTACTGCTCGCGTTTGCATGAGAATGTCTTCAGCGACGGGGAGGTTCGCAAGTTCATCGAAGACAACTACTTCGTGGTGCAGATGAACCTGTTTGGCGATGAAGAGGTGACGGACTTCGACGGGGAAGTTCAAACCGAAAAAAACATTGCCCGCAGATGGGGCGTTGTGTTCACCCCGACCTTCCTGTTCCTGCCTGAAGAGGTGGAGGACGGCAAAACAGCAGGCACTGCATCCGTGCAGACCATGCCGGGCTCCTTTGGCAAATGGACCACGCTGAACATGCTCCGCTGGGTCAAACAGAAGGGCTATGAGGGCGATGAACATTTTCAAAAATTTCATGCACGTGAATTTTTGAAACAAAAAGCAGCCTCAGAATAG
- a CDS encoding cytochrome c biogenesis protein CcdA produces MPIVPFYLCYIAGIGMNELSGDGVTPAIQRRVVFTSFFFAAGILTIFVGLGATATVFGQLLRDWFDVLRYIAAAVIFILGLHFVGLIRLNLLLREARLDSSSAPAGIIGAYLVGLAFAFGWTPCVGPVLATILFTAGASDDVSQGMLLLFAYGVGMTLPFILAAVFSKPFLSFMGRFRKYLGAIEKGMGVLLIVFAVLIGTNTVSWIAEQMIEYAPGLTSLS; encoded by the coding sequence TTGCCCATTGTTCCGTTCTACCTTTGCTACATTGCCGGCATTGGAATGAACGAACTTTCCGGTGATGGGGTTACGCCTGCCATTCAACGACGCGTTGTTTTTACGTCGTTTTTCTTTGCAGCAGGCATTCTCACAATCTTCGTTGGCCTTGGTGCAACGGCAACCGTTTTCGGTCAGCTGCTGCGCGACTGGTTTGATGTGTTGCGCTACATCGCGGCGGCGGTGATCTTTATTCTGGGGCTGCATTTTGTCGGCCTCATCCGGCTTAATCTGTTGCTGCGGGAAGCACGATTGGACAGCTCTTCTGCCCCTGCGGGAATCATCGGCGCCTACCTCGTTGGTCTTGCGTTTGCCTTTGGCTGGACCCCGTGTGTTGGTCCTGTTCTGGCAACCATTCTGTTTACTGCCGGAGCCAGTGATGACGTTTCGCAGGGCATGTTGCTGCTGTTTGCTTACGGCGTCGGCATGACACTGCCGTTCATTCTGGCAGCTGTGTTTTCAAAACCATTTTTGAGCTTCATGGGCCGTTTTCGGAAGTATCTCGGTGCGATCGAAAAAGGCATGGGCGTTCTTTTGATTGTTTTCGCGGTGTTGATTGGGACGAACACCGTTTCCTGGATTGCAGAGCAAATGATCGAGTATGCGCCAGGACTGACATCTTTAAGCTGA
- a CDS encoding thioredoxin family protein: MSNFGWISFVILALTFSSAQAASAETKLLLVEDEICPWCERWEDEIGGAYSKTEEGQKAPLMRMDIDDPLPKGVSLKSKARFTPTFILLIDGAEVQRIEGYPGEDFFYPALNQMLQSAQ, encoded by the coding sequence ATGAGCAATTTTGGTTGGATCTCATTTGTCATTCTCGCCCTTACATTCAGCAGTGCTCAGGCAGCTAGCGCAGAGACAAAACTGTTGCTGGTAGAGGACGAAATCTGTCCTTGGTGTGAACGCTGGGAAGATGAAATCGGCGGTGCCTATAGCAAAACAGAGGAGGGTCAAAAGGCCCCTTTGATGCGCATGGACATCGATGATCCGCTCCCAAAGGGCGTGTCGCTGAAAAGCAAAGCACGCTTCACGCCAACCTTTATTCTTTTGATTGACGGTGCCGAAGTCCAGCGGATTGAAGGCTACCCGGGAGAAGACTTCTTCTACCCAGCCCTGAACCAGATGCTTCAGTCAGCTCAATAA
- a CDS encoding GlcG/HbpS family heme-binding protein produces the protein MKSFITGAALLVMTAGFSVAQAEDESAFVSFKSLKPEIAMKLAVATMEACREGGYQISAVVVDRFGQTQSAIRDRYAGVHTVNTARGKAWTAVSFRGSTLEIQEEIKAGSLSAGLRDIPGAVALGGGLPIESAGAIVGGIGVSGAPSPKIDEECAQSGLEEISDLLDF, from the coding sequence ATGAAATCATTCATCACAGGGGCGGCTTTGCTTGTCATGACCGCAGGTTTCAGTGTTGCGCAGGCAGAAGATGAATCTGCCTTTGTCAGCTTCAAATCCCTAAAGCCGGAAATCGCAATGAAGCTCGCAGTCGCCACCATGGAAGCCTGCCGTGAAGGCGGCTATCAGATCTCCGCTGTTGTTGTGGACCGCTTCGGCCAGACACAGTCAGCCATTCGCGACCGCTACGCTGGCGTTCACACCGTCAACACAGCACGCGGTAAAGCATGGACAGCGGTCAGTTTCCGCGGCTCCACTCTGGAAATTCAGGAAGAGATTAAAGCAGGTAGTCTGTCCGCAGGCCTGCGTGACATTCCAGGTGCCGTTGCGCTGGGTGGAGGTCTTCCGATCGAATCTGCCGGAGCTATCGTTGGGGGAATTGGTGTTTCCGGAGCACCCTCTCCAAAAATTGATGAAGAATGTGCCCAAAGTGGCCTAGAGGAAATCTCGGATTTGCTCGACTTCTAA
- a CDS encoding ArsR/SmtB family transcription factor has translation MAIPMIERGMKEEDIERMVNHAKDATDFLKALTHEGRLMILCHLVTGEKSVTELEQLLSSRQSAVSQQLARLRLDGLVNCRRDGKAVYYSLKDERAQRVLDLIFELFCAEENNDNKS, from the coding sequence ATGGCTATACCCATGATCGAACGTGGGATGAAAGAAGAAGACATCGAACGCATGGTCAACCATGCCAAGGATGCAACTGATTTCCTGAAAGCATTGACACACGAAGGCCGATTGATGATCCTGTGTCATCTCGTTACCGGCGAAAAGTCAGTAACAGAGCTGGAGCAGCTTCTGTCGTCTCGTCAGTCTGCGGTCAGTCAACAGCTTGCACGATTACGCTTGGACGGTCTGGTAAATTGCCGAAGGGACGGAAAGGCAGTCTACTACAGCCTCAAAGATGAGCGCGCACAAAGGGTCCTGGACCTGATTTTCGAGTTGTTCTGCGCCGAAGAAAACAACGACAACAAGTCATAA
- a CDS encoding YeeE/YedE family protein encodes MSEDILAALAGLAGGVLLGLAARLGRFCTLGAIEDALYGKEWLRMRMWAFAIAISIASTFLLADQGLIALDQTIYLTQSWNPLACIVGGLMFGYGMAIAGSCGYGALARLGGGDMRYFVLSLVIAISAAMAVGGPTAYLRVLLFPVETADPNTTGIAHVLAEKLVLSELTIALVIAGAIALFAISSKEFLKSPKAIIASLAVAFAILLGWVATSYLFEESFEEVRVASHSFTVPVGDTLMYLMTASGGGLSFAVGSVVGVLSGAFLGSLIKGHFRWEACDDPRELRRQILGGFLMGTGGVIALGCTIGQGISAFSTLAVSAPVVMLSIIAGAAIGLRQLVVGFQFAFWKQQS; translated from the coding sequence ATGTCCGAGGATATTCTGGCAGCACTCGCAGGTCTTGCGGGTGGTGTTCTGCTTGGCCTTGCTGCACGTCTGGGCCGCTTTTGCACACTTGGCGCAATTGAAGACGCACTCTACGGTAAAGAATGGCTGCGCATGCGCATGTGGGCCTTCGCCATTGCCATCTCTATCGCATCCACATTTCTGCTGGCAGATCAGGGCCTGATCGCACTGGACCAAACCATCTATCTCACCCAAAGCTGGAACCCGCTGGCGTGCATCGTCGGTGGCCTGATGTTCGGTTACGGCATGGCCATCGCGGGCTCCTGTGGCTACGGAGCTTTGGCCCGCCTTGGCGGCGGTGACATGCGCTACTTCGTGCTCTCACTGGTCATCGCAATCTCAGCCGCCATGGCCGTCGGCGGACCAACCGCTTACTTGCGTGTCCTCCTGTTTCCAGTCGAAACCGCAGATCCCAACACCACCGGTATCGCCCACGTTCTGGCAGAAAAGCTGGTCCTTTCCGAACTCACCATCGCTCTGGTGATCGCAGGAGCCATTGCCCTGTTCGCCATCAGCAGCAAAGAGTTCCTCAAGAGCCCAAAGGCCATCATTGCCTCTCTAGCTGTCGCCTTTGCAATCCTCCTCGGCTGGGTTGCAACCAGCTATCTGTTTGAGGAAAGCTTTGAGGAAGTCCGCGTCGCCAGCCACTCCTTCACCGTACCAGTAGGCGATACGCTCATGTATCTCATGACAGCCTCCGGCGGTGGCCTGTCCTTCGCCGTTGGCTCTGTCGTCGGCGTCCTCAGCGGCGCGTTCCTTGGCTCTCTCATTAAAGGCCATTTCAGATGGGAAGCCTGCGACGACCCGCGCGAACTCCGCCGCCAGATCCTCGGCGGGTTCCTGATGGGCACCGGCGGCGTAATCGCTCTGGGCTGCACAATCGGGCAGGGCATCTCCGCTTTCTCCACGCTCGCTGTCAGCGCACCGGTCGTAATGCTCTCCATCATCGCAGGGGCCGCAATCGGACTGCGCCAGCTGGTTGTCGGCTTTCAGTTTGCCTTCTGGAAACAGCAATCCTGA
- the pncA gene encoding bifunctional nicotinamidase/pyrazinamidase: MTRPTNEALIMIDIQNDFCSGGALAVEHGEQIVPLVNELQNEFAVKVLTQDWHPQDHKSFADNHEGKQPYEMTEMPYGPQVLWPSHCVQGTQGAAFHKDLKTDGADLVVRKGFRPHIDSYSAFFENDHTTSTGLSGYLRERGVDTLHMVGLATDFCVRFSAVDAAKQGFNVIVHLDACRAIDLNGSLKEAMDEMQSHGVKFSGEMVAQ, encoded by the coding sequence ATGACACGACCGACCAACGAAGCTCTGATTATGATTGATATTCAGAATGATTTCTGTTCGGGCGGAGCTCTGGCTGTTGAACACGGCGAGCAGATCGTCCCCCTTGTCAATGAGCTGCAAAATGAGTTTGCCGTCAAAGTCCTCACACAGGACTGGCACCCGCAGGATCACAAGTCCTTCGCGGATAATCACGAGGGCAAACAGCCCTACGAAATGACCGAAATGCCGTATGGCCCGCAAGTCCTCTGGCCAAGCCACTGCGTGCAGGGCACCCAGGGCGCTGCGTTCCACAAAGACCTGAAAACCGACGGTGCCGACCTTGTCGTCCGCAAAGGCTTCCGCCCGCACATCGACAGCTACTCCGCATTCTTTGAAAACGACCACACCACCTCAACAGGCTTGTCCGGCTACCTGCGCGAGCGTGGTGTCGACACGCTGCATATGGTTGGTCTGGCCACCGATTTCTGCGTGCGCTTCTCTGCGGTAGATGCGGCCAAGCAGGGCTTCAACGTTATCGTCCATCTGGATGCCTGCCGAGCGATTGACCTGAATGGCTCGCTCAAAGAGGCCATGGACGAAATGCAAAGCCACGGCGTCAAGTTTTCCGGCGAGATGGTTGCACAATGA
- the pncB gene encoding nicotinate phosphoribosyltransferase, whose protein sequence is MIDIASRVYNHNWKIDPIVRSLIDTDFYKLLMAQSVFLNKPNTQVTFSLINRAQHIPLAKLIDEKELRDQLDHIRTLSLSRGESTWLRGNMFYGKRSMFRAEFVEWFENLRLPPYHLEVKDDQYELTFEGDWPAVMLWEVPALAVLMELRSRAVLKNMGRFELQVLYARAMTKLWEKVECLRKIEDLSLADFGTRRRHSFLWQDWCVQAMMEGLGKKFVGTSNCLIAMRREVEAIGTNAHELPMVYSALAETDEELAEAPFQVLKDWQEEHDGNLRIILPDTYGTEGFLERAPNWLSSWTGIRIDSGDPVKGAEAAIKWWESCGEDPTQKRVIFSDGLDEDMIAHLQRKFHGRVRCSFGWGTMLTNDFRGLVPNDALAPFSLVCKAISVDGRPTVKLSDNPNKAMGPREEIERYKRVFGVGEQKRQKVFV, encoded by the coding sequence ATGATCGATATTGCCTCCCGCGTTTATAATCACAATTGGAAGATCGACCCGATTGTTCGTTCTCTGATCGACACCGACTTTTACAAGCTGCTCATGGCGCAGTCGGTGTTTCTGAACAAGCCGAACACACAGGTCACCTTCAGCCTCATCAACCGCGCGCAGCACATCCCGCTGGCAAAGCTCATTGATGAGAAGGAACTCCGCGACCAGCTGGATCACATCCGCACGCTCTCCCTGTCTCGCGGTGAGAGCACGTGGCTGCGCGGTAACATGTTCTACGGTAAGCGCTCCATGTTCCGCGCTGAGTTCGTGGAGTGGTTCGAAAACCTCCGCCTGCCGCCCTATCATTTGGAAGTCAAAGACGACCAGTACGAGCTGACTTTCGAAGGCGACTGGCCTGCTGTCATGCTCTGGGAAGTCCCGGCTCTGGCCGTCCTCATGGAACTGCGCTCCCGTGCTGTGCTCAAAAACATGGGCCGGTTCGAGCTGCAGGTTCTTTATGCCCGCGCCATGACCAAGCTTTGGGAAAAGGTCGAGTGCCTGCGCAAGATTGAAGACCTGTCTCTGGCAGACTTCGGTACGCGTCGACGTCACTCTTTCCTGTGGCAGGACTGGTGCGTACAGGCCATGATGGAAGGCCTCGGCAAGAAGTTTGTCGGCACCTCCAACTGCCTGATAGCCATGCGCCGCGAAGTGGAAGCCATCGGCACCAATGCGCATGAGCTGCCAATGGTTTATTCCGCTCTGGCAGAAACCGATGAAGAACTGGCCGAAGCGCCGTTTCAGGTCCTCAAAGACTGGCAGGAAGAGCACGACGGCAACCTCCGTATCATCCTGCCAGACACCTACGGAACAGAAGGCTTTCTGGAGCGCGCACCAAACTGGCTATCTTCCTGGACCGGCATTCGCATCGACAGTGGCGATCCGGTTAAAGGCGCAGAAGCAGCCATCAAATGGTGGGAGAGCTGCGGTGAAGACCCGACCCAAAAGCGTGTGATCTTCTCCGATGGTCTTGATGAAGACATGATCGCCCACCTGCAGCGTAAGTTCCATGGACGCGTGCGTTGCAGCTTTGGTTGGGGCACGATGCTCACCAACGACTTCCGCGGTCTTGTACCAAACGATGCTTTGGCACCGTTCTCTCTTGTTTGTAAAGCTATTTCAGTAGATGGCAGGCCAACGGTGAAGCTCTCCGATAACCCCAACAAGGCCATGGGCCCGCGGGAAGAAATCGAACGTTATAAGCGCGTTTTCGGCGTTGGAGAGCAAAAGCGCCAGAAGGTCTTTGTCTAA
- a CDS encoding FAD-binding oxidoreductase gives MRRWNGWGDDTHQAELADFAKALIAELLGETKPLSDASLQEALERVPPSRAPDHPLLDTSPETRIRHAAGQSFPDWLQMRSGAFENIPDAVAFPETSQQVRDLMAWAAGHDVILVPYGGGTSVAGHLACPVSEKPQITVALTRMNRLLDFDKESQIATFGAGVRGPDLEAQLAAIGYTLGHFPQSFELSTAGGWVVTRSSGQQSLRYGRIEQLFAGGSLETPKGTLEIPSLPASSAGPDLREIVLGSEGTLGILTEVKLRVTPLAETEQFYTVFMPDWESGVAAVQAITQGRIPLSMMRLSNATETDVSLKLTVPEKKLSKLNMLFKLKGLTDQKCMLTFGLTGSKKQVAANQKLANAYLKQHGAKRILSKMLGDKWKEGRFKGPYLRHPLWEHGVGVDTFETAMDWSALRPYINVIEQKVTSALKEQGIPVFAFTHLSHVYPQGSSAYTTYLFPVASSYEETLERWKIVKKVASETVVAHGGTISHQHGVGRDHASYLPAEKGKLGMSALKALSQNFDPDQRMNPGVLIASETASNTEPA, from the coding sequence ATGAGAAGATGGAACGGTTGGGGCGATGACACGCATCAGGCGGAGCTGGCAGATTTTGCTAAAGCCTTGATTGCAGAGCTTTTAGGCGAAACCAAGCCTCTATCGGATGCCAGCTTGCAAGAGGCACTTGAACGCGTTCCTCCTTCTCGTGCACCCGATCATCCCTTACTGGACACGTCACCGGAAACCCGGATCAGACACGCAGCAGGCCAGAGTTTCCCGGACTGGCTGCAAATGCGTAGCGGAGCGTTTGAGAACATTCCGGATGCAGTGGCATTCCCGGAAACCTCTCAGCAGGTCCGTGACCTCATGGCGTGGGCTGCGGGACACGATGTCATCCTCGTTCCCTATGGCGGTGGAACCTCTGTGGCAGGCCATCTGGCGTGTCCTGTCAGTGAGAAACCACAGATAACTGTTGCGCTCACCCGCATGAACCGCCTGTTGGATTTTGACAAGGAAAGCCAGATCGCCACCTTCGGGGCAGGCGTGCGCGGACCAGATCTGGAAGCACAACTAGCGGCCATCGGTTACACCCTCGGCCACTTCCCGCAAAGTTTTGAACTCTCCACGGCAGGTGGTTGGGTGGTCACACGCTCCTCCGGCCAGCAATCCTTGCGCTATGGGCGTATTGAGCAGCTCTTTGCTGGCGGCTCTTTGGAAACTCCAAAAGGCACGCTGGAAATCCCAAGCCTGCCGGCCTCCTCAGCTGGCCCTGACCTGAGAGAAATAGTGCTTGGTTCCGAAGGCACTCTTGGCATCCTCACAGAAGTGAAACTGCGCGTCACGCCTTTGGCTGAGACGGAGCAGTTCTACACGGTCTTCATGCCGGATTGGGAAAGCGGAGTAGCTGCCGTTCAGGCCATCACCCAAGGCCGCATTCCGCTCTCCATGATGCGCCTGAGCAATGCCACGGAAACTGACGTGAGTCTGAAACTGACCGTGCCGGAAAAGAAGCTCTCCAAGCTCAACATGCTCTTCAAGCTGAAGGGGCTGACAGATCAAAAATGCATGCTCACCTTTGGCCTGACAGGGTCCAAAAAGCAGGTTGCTGCCAACCAAAAGCTTGCAAACGCCTACCTGAAGCAACACGGGGCAAAACGCATCCTCTCCAAGATGCTCGGCGACAAATGGAAGGAAGGCCGCTTCAAAGGTCCATACTTGCGTCATCCGCTTTGGGAGCATGGCGTGGGTGTTGATACGTTCGAGACGGCCATGGATTGGTCTGCCTTGCGTCCCTACATCAATGTGATTGAGCAGAAGGTCACCAGCGCTTTGAAAGAGCAGGGCATTCCCGTGTTTGCCTTCACGCATCTGTCTCATGTCTATCCGCAGGGTTCCAGTGCGTACACCACCTACCTGTTCCCGGTTGCCAGCTCCTATGAGGAGACGTTGGAACGCTGGAAGATCGTCAAGAAAGTGGCTTCTGAAACTGTGGTTGCCCATGGCGGAACCATCAGTCACCAGCACGGCGTTGGCCGCGACCATGCGTCGTATCTGCCTGCCGAAAAAGGCAAGTTGGGCATGAGCGCGCTGAAAGCCTTGAGCCAGAATTTTGACCCGGACCAGCGCATGAACCCGGGCGTTCTGATCGCTTCAGAAACAGCAAGCAACACCGAACCTGCGTAG
- a CDS encoding glycerol-3-phosphate dehydrogenase/oxidase has translation MGNKRQLSRQEKLVFVTERSKPWDMVVVGGGITGAGVALMAARAGLDVLLLEQKDYAWGTSSRSSKMVHGGLRYLSQGEFRLARESVREREKLLKEVPGLIEPMSYLFPFREKQFPTRRAFSVLLNIYGYFAKKRDHKYLDRDQTIAALPGLNEEGLLGSAQYTDALTDDSRLVLRVLADARKSGATTLNYAAVKMIHSEGEGPKVLEVQDQETREVFAISTKTVVNATGVWADELRAQLGQDKRIRPLRGSHIIVPSWRMPVHQCLTYLHPQDKRGVFIYPWQGRTVIGTTDLDHSENLDLEAAITPEEVAYLLNGANHNFPGAKLSEEDIISTWSGVRPIVGNEGVDPKELHPSKAKRDHVVWDDNGTITVTGGKLTTFRVMAGQVLEACAEYLNVPGSSAASDYVFTPEEEAIDDALFAALPEAELNRLKGYYGSDLPALIAATPKADFSLICGSNRMWAELEWAIMHEEVVHLDDLLLRRTRIGLVLEEGGAALAQELETRLRDKLGWSMEKWQDEWSRYTQIWRDHYSLPSQPAPQQPEAMYEVVAG, from the coding sequence ATGGGGAATAAGAGGCAACTGAGCCGGCAGGAAAAGCTGGTGTTTGTGACAGAGCGCAGCAAACCTTGGGACATGGTGGTCGTCGGCGGCGGCATCACCGGTGCTGGTGTCGCATTAATGGCTGCCAGAGCTGGCCTTGATGTGCTGCTTTTGGAACAGAAAGACTATGCGTGGGGCACCTCCAGCCGCTCCTCCAAAATGGTTCATGGCGGTCTTCGATATCTGTCTCAGGGAGAGTTCAGGCTAGCGCGTGAATCCGTGCGTGAGCGCGAAAAACTGCTGAAGGAAGTACCCGGTCTCATTGAACCCATGAGCTACCTCTTTCCCTTCCGTGAAAAGCAGTTTCCAACCCGCCGGGCCTTCTCTGTTCTCCTCAACATCTACGGCTACTTCGCCAAAAAACGGGACCATAAGTATCTGGACCGTGACCAGACCATTGCCGCTTTGCCGGGCCTCAATGAGGAAGGCTTGCTCGGTTCTGCCCAATACACCGATGCTCTTACCGATGACAGCCGCCTTGTGCTGCGCGTTCTCGCTGATGCCAGAAAAAGCGGAGCCACCACGCTCAATTACGCTGCTGTAAAGATGATCCATAGTGAGGGAGAAGGGCCAAAAGTCCTTGAGGTGCAGGATCAGGAAACTCGCGAAGTCTTTGCTATCTCGACCAAAACCGTGGTCAACGCAACCGGTGTGTGGGCAGATGAACTGCGCGCCCAACTCGGGCAGGACAAGCGCATTCGCCCTTTACGCGGTAGCCACATCATCGTGCCGTCATGGCGTATGCCGGTGCACCAGTGCCTGACTTATCTGCACCCACAGGACAAACGCGGCGTCTTCATCTACCCATGGCAGGGCCGTACTGTGATCGGCACAACAGATCTGGACCACTCAGAAAACCTTGATCTGGAAGCCGCAATCACGCCAGAAGAAGTCGCTTACTTGCTGAACGGCGCCAATCACAACTTCCCCGGTGCCAAGCTCTCAGAAGAAGACATTATCTCCACGTGGTCCGGCGTCCGGCCTATCGTGGGCAATGAAGGTGTGGACCCGAAAGAACTGCACCCTTCCAAGGCCAAGCGAGATCACGTGGTGTGGGATGACAACGGCACCATCACCGTGACTGGCGGAAAGCTCACCACCTTCCGCGTGATGGCGGGACAGGTGCTGGAAGCCTGCGCGGAGTACCTCAATGTACCGGGCTCCTCAGCCGCGAGTGACTATGTGTTCACTCCTGAAGAGGAGGCCATTGACGACGCTCTCTTTGCTGCCCTCCCAGAAGCAGAGTTGAACCGTCTCAAAGGCTACTATGGCTCTGATTTGCCTGCACTTATTGCTGCAACGCCCAAGGCAGATTTCTCTCTCATTTGTGGCAGCAACCGTATGTGGGCTGAACTGGAGTGGGCGATAATGCATGAAGAAGTCGTGCATTTGGACGATCTCCTTTTGCGCCGCACGCGAATTGGCTTAGTGTTGGAAGAGGGCGGAGCCGCACTGGCACAAGAGCTAGAAACGCGGCTGAGAGATAAACTGGGGTGGTCTATGGAAAAATGGCAGGATGAGTGGTCGCGATACACGCAGATTTGGCGGGATCACTACAGCTTGCCATCGCAACCTGCACCACAGCAGCCAGAAGCGATGTATGAGGTGGTGGCCGGATGA